The following DNA comes from Rhizobium lusitanum.
CCGGCCCATCAAGGCGATGTTACGCAAGATGAGCGGCTTGCGGTTGCCGTCTTCGTCGCGGGCCTGCACGCGACGGCTGATATCAGCGAATTCTATGCCTCCGGGCTGGCGGATAAGACGCTGGCCACAGCCGTTGGAGCTGAAGTGGAAAAAGGCCGCACGCATGGGCCATACGGTCGCTACCCGGCCGGCCCGCTTTCCGGCGAGGATCGCTCCGGCCTCGTCTACGAGGTGTCCGGCGATAGCCGCAATGCTCTCGGATCGAAACTCGCCGCCGCGCTGGAGCACAGCCATCTTCTCGTTTTCCGCCCGCGCGAGTCCAATGTCGGAGCTCTGCAGAAACTGTTGGATGAAGGCTGGACAACGACGGGCGTCGTTACCCTCTCGCAGATCGTCGCCTTTCTGGCGTTCCAAATCAGGGTTGTCACGGGATTGAAGGCTTTGGCAGCCGATACCGCGCAGTCCGCGTCAGCTTAGCCGAATAAAAGGTATTTCCGATATGACCGAAACCGTCATTCATCCCGAGATCGAAAACCGTCCGAATGTGTTTACCCAGGCCGAAATCGGCTGGACGCCTTGGCTGGAGCCGCTCACTGAAGCGGAGCTGACAGAGCGCCATTGGGCGGGGCTGGTCGACGCATCCCGTTCAAAATCGCCCTATTTCATGCTGCTCGCACGCGATCCCGAGATCCTGCAGGCACGCACGAAAACGGACAAGGATATTTTCTACAATGTCACGGCTGGCTTGCCGCGCGCCGATCGCGAGCTTGCCGCAACGGCGGCCTCGCGCACCAATGGCTGCATCTTCTGCGCCTCCGTGCATTCCCGCTTTGCTTCCCATCATTCGAAGCGAACGGAGGACGTCCAGCGCCTGCTGGATGAGGGAACGCAAGCCGATCTCGGCAGTCGCTGGAATGCGCTTGTCTCCGTTTCGTCGGCCCTGACCGAAACCCCCGTGGAATTCGGTACACCAGACATCGGCAAACTGCGGGAGGAAGGCTTGAGCGATCTCGAAATCGCCGATCTCATTCACGCGGCCGCCTTCTTTAATTGGGCAAATCGGCTGATGCTGTCGCTTGGTGAACCGACGCCTGCGAAGTGATCGTCCGCCAGGTTTTTCCGCCTGCAACGAGGGTTGGTGCAAGTCTGGCATTCCGGATATAGGCGAGGCGGCTGGGGAGCCGCCGATCCGGGGCGGTACGCTTAATTGGGCATACTATCCTGACCCGACATCGCTGATTGCCATCAATACGTCGTCCGGCACTGGGCAGGCGATCGGGCCAAAGATCAGCGAGGGCCTGTTCGATTTCGACTATGATCTCAATCCGATACCTCTGCTGGCGACCGAATGGTCGGTGAGCGGGGCTGGCCTGCGCTCCTGCCAGATAAGCCGAAAGACATTCTTCGCCACCCGCTCATATTGGAATTTCGTTCCTCGGCAATTTAGACCATTAAACATATAGATTAAATAGATAATCGAAAATGTTTGATGGCGGATTAGATGGGTTACGCGTTGAGTTTGCTCGACAAAAGTCCGATTGATGGAGCGGAGGAGGCGAGTGCGGCATTGGCCAGGACGCTTGTCCTGGCGCAACGGGCCGAACGTTGGGGTTTCCACCGCTTCTGGGTCGCCGAACATCACAACAACGCGCGCCTCGCAAGCTCTTCCCCGGAAGTGCTGATCGCCTTCCTGCTCGCCCATACATCCCGCATCAGGATAGGCTCCGGCGGTGTGATGTTGCAGCACTACAGTGCCTACAAGGTTGCCGAGAACTTCAATCTCCTGGCGACGCTGGCGCCTGGCCGTGTCGACCTTGGCGTCGGGAAGGCGCCCGGCGGGCTTCCGCTGTCGACGCGGGCACTGCAGGGCGCCTACGATCCGGCCCGCAAGCCGACATTCGCCAAGCAATTGGCCGAGCTCGGTTCCTACCTTGGTGACAAGGCGGCCGACAGCGATCCGGAGGCCGACCTTCGGGCCTATCCGGTGCCGGCCACTCCCGTGAAGCGGTTCCTGCTGGGCGCGAGCATCGAGAGCGCGGAACTGTCTGCCACCCACGGCTGGGGTTTCGTTTATGCGGGCCATCTCAACGGCGACGAAGCCTTGCTCGACGAAGTGCTTGCGACCTATCGCAACTTGAGCAGCGGGA
Coding sequences within:
- a CDS encoding CMD domain protein, with amino-acid sequence MTSPTTDVIDLLVGIAAGSPLDRLRAERPETRLNAQKSYQALFEPAHQGDVTQDERLAVAVFVAGLHATADISEFYASGLADKTLATAVGAEVEKGRTHGPYGRYPAGPLSGEDRSGLVYEVSGDSRNALGSKLAAALEHSHLLVFRPRESNVGALQKLLDEGWTTTGVVTLSQIVAFLAFQIRVVTGLKALAADTAQSASA
- a CDS encoding alkylhydroperoxidase domain protein, which codes for MTETVIHPEIENRPNVFTQAEIGWTPWLEPLTEAELTERHWAGLVDASRSKSPYFMLLARDPEILQARTKTDKDIFYNVTAGLPRADRELAATAASRTNGCIFCASVHSRFASHHSKRTEDVQRLLDEGTQADLGSRWNALVSVSSALTETPVEFGTPDIGKLREEGLSDLEIADLIHAAAFFNWANRLMLSLGEPTPAK
- a CDS encoding LLM class flavin-dependent oxidoreductase, which produces MGYALSLLDKSPIDGAEEASAALARTLVLAQRAERWGFHRFWVAEHHNNARLASSSPEVLIAFLLAHTSRIRIGSGGVMLQHYSAYKVAENFNLLATLAPGRVDLGVGKAPGGLPLSTRALQGAYDPARKPTFAKQLAELGSYLGDKAADSDPEADLRAYPVPATPVKRFLLGASIESAELSATHGWGFVYAGHLNGDEALLDEVLATYRNLSSGKVPLLAIGVIAAETDAAAERLAGDLRRFKVEVKDGQSVTVGSLVQAEEYVRQAGVTDYRIEEKMPGVIRGTAARIHGELDRLHQRYGVGEFILDCPVAEAQARLASIDLLATAHLAVAA